A genome region from Candidatus Manganitrophus noduliformans includes the following:
- a CDS encoding cation diffusion facilitator family transporter, translated as MPRTVETNTGQVKKILIVILGLNLLTALAKSFWGYWTDSISMQADGFHSFLDAASNVIGLVGVWFASRPPDDTHPYGHRKFETFASFCISVFLFLGCFEILKSSYTRFQDGITPEVTATSFIIMILTIGMNLSISRWERRKGDLLKSEVLIADSLHTKSDVFASLSVIVSLAAGWAGYPILDPLVAVVIAFIIGKVGMQILMESSKVLTDYSRIHPREIHGLVMQLDGVEECHAVRTRGSMNHIYVDLHIHVNPQMHLEKAHVLAHRVEAEIMKKFSDVIEVVVHLEPHLPELEND; from the coding sequence ATGCCTAGAACCGTAGAAACGAACACCGGCCAGGTCAAGAAGATCTTGATCGTGATCCTCGGTCTGAATCTTCTGACCGCGCTCGCGAAGTCGTTCTGGGGATATTGGACCGATTCGATCAGCATGCAGGCCGACGGGTTTCACTCCTTCCTCGACGCGGCATCCAATGTGATCGGGCTGGTCGGCGTCTGGTTCGCCTCCCGCCCTCCGGACGACACCCATCCCTACGGCCACCGCAAGTTTGAAACCTTCGCCTCGTTTTGCATTTCTGTTTTCCTTTTTCTCGGATGCTTCGAAATCCTAAAGAGCAGCTACACCCGATTTCAGGATGGAATCACACCCGAGGTGACGGCGACGAGTTTCATCATCATGATTCTGACGATTGGGATGAACCTCTCGATCAGTCGGTGGGAGAGAAGGAAAGGGGATCTCCTCAAGAGCGAAGTCCTGATCGCCGACTCATTGCACACCAAAAGCGACGTCTTCGCCTCTCTCTCGGTGATCGTCAGCCTCGCCGCCGGCTGGGCCGGCTATCCGATCCTCGATCCGCTTGTCGCGGTGGTCATCGCCTTCATCATCGGGAAGGTCGGGATGCAGATTTTGATGGAAAGCTCAAAGGTCTTGACCGACTACTCCCGAATCCATCCGCGGGAGATTCACGGCCTGGTGATGCAACTCGACGGGGTCGAAGAGTGCCATGCCGTCCGCACCCGCGGGAGCATGAACCACATCTACGTCGATCTCCACATTCATGTCAATCCCCAGATGCATTTGGAAAAGGCCCACGTTCTCGCCCATCGTGTGGAAGCCGAGATCATGAAGAAATTCTCCGACGTCATCGAGGTGGTCGTCCACCTCGAACCGCACCTTCCGGAGCTTGAGAACGACTGA
- a CDS encoding ATP-binding protein yields MIKITRSFQARMIFSILLIAGLTWVLGLTVIYIVGKRAIEKSIGLEFQHTAEETSKNFTRLLEHHVEEAYAFTSSPDILDILHQSNRAYDPPPPKQHPDRVAHMRAEWSDESTRSLLAAHLLQNPASHHLQTFHLKPGRTEGDLGTLVIDEKGIVVAATAEPMEIYYGDQPWWENVLNVSEGKQYISDIEMSSPFKNVPTMYTLSIATPIYDLKGDRPIGVLLMVQSVKEFFELVTQVKLAKTDHTMLAGSDGNLLFCPIFLVKNHTLEPELVQKVTQPQPGWGSSHADVHHPGERSINGFAPVVVPTAIRGSFGGHRWYIFTSQDPKETYAPIQTLLSWVAGIGLLGMGLLAFFISYATGRLVQPIMQLRKGAKQIAQGELQAQLDIRTGDEIEELAADFNEMAAKIKVSYTQLEQKVAQRTHDLAAKNKELSALYMIASTLSKSLNLKELLDEALSTVLKIFGTEAGMIHLLEEAGGPPRLTSTRGFSADGLDPDQKQKDSEILYRQVIEKEVPISSIEESLEEVPFKETPYPNFITIPIRSKGKILGTLTLLDRTSQPFIRQDLGLLVAIGNQIGVAVENIRLYEETKKVDQLKSDFVSKVSHEFRTPLTSIKGFIEILLSYQDIAAEKQQEFLQIINQESDRLIRLINDVLDISKIEAGKIAWKVEPLDLVDLIDSTVRATHSLVDPKKIALLVETEPDLPPVLGDRDHLIQVLNNLLSNAIKFTERGQIVLFAQRSGEDEILAGIRDTGIGLPQSETTKIFNKFYQVARPEKGLPKGTGLGLAICREIISHLNGKIWCESAPGEGCTFYFTLPTAARQPERETEPSPS; encoded by the coding sequence ATGATAAAAATCACCCGAAGTTTTCAGGCCCGGATGATTTTTTCCATCCTCTTGATCGCCGGGCTGACATGGGTCCTGGGACTGACGGTGATCTATATCGTCGGCAAGCGCGCCATCGAAAAAAGCATCGGCCTGGAATTCCAGCATACCGCCGAAGAAACCAGCAAGAACTTTACCCGGCTTCTGGAACATCACGTCGAAGAAGCTTACGCCTTCACCTCCTCGCCGGACATCCTCGATATTCTCCACCAATCGAACCGAGCGTACGATCCTCCCCCGCCGAAACAGCACCCCGACCGGGTGGCTCACATGCGGGCCGAATGGAGCGATGAGTCGACCCGCTCCCTTCTCGCCGCGCATTTGCTGCAAAACCCGGCCTCCCACCACCTGCAAACATTCCATCTCAAACCGGGACGGACCGAGGGAGATTTGGGAACGCTGGTCATCGACGAGAAGGGAATCGTCGTGGCGGCGACCGCGGAGCCGATGGAGATTTATTATGGAGATCAACCCTGGTGGGAGAACGTTCTCAACGTATCGGAAGGGAAACAATATATCTCGGATATCGAGATGAGCAGTCCCTTTAAAAACGTTCCGACCATGTATACCCTCTCCATCGCGACCCCGATTTACGATTTAAAGGGAGACCGGCCGATCGGCGTCCTCCTGATGGTCCAATCGGTCAAGGAGTTTTTTGAACTGGTCACCCAGGTCAAACTCGCCAAAACCGATCATACGATGCTGGCCGGCTCGGACGGCAACCTTCTCTTCTGCCCGATCTTCCTTGTAAAAAACCACACTCTCGAGCCGGAGTTGGTTCAAAAGGTCACGCAACCGCAACCCGGATGGGGAAGCAGCCATGCCGATGTTCACCACCCGGGAGAGCGATCGATCAACGGCTTCGCCCCGGTCGTCGTTCCAACCGCCATCCGGGGGAGCTTCGGCGGCCACCGCTGGTATATCTTCACAAGCCAAGACCCGAAGGAAACCTACGCCCCGATCCAGACCCTCCTTTCCTGGGTTGCGGGCATCGGACTCCTCGGGATGGGATTGCTTGCATTCTTCATCTCCTATGCCACGGGAAGGCTCGTTCAGCCGATCATGCAGCTCCGAAAGGGCGCTAAACAGATCGCCCAGGGCGAACTTCAGGCGCAGCTCGATATCCGGACCGGCGATGAAATCGAGGAGTTGGCCGCCGACTTTAATGAGATGGCGGCCAAAATCAAAGTCTCCTATACCCAGCTCGAACAGAAGGTCGCGCAACGAACCCATGATCTGGCGGCAAAGAACAAAGAGCTCTCCGCCCTCTACATGATCGCTTCAACCCTCAGCAAATCGCTCAATCTGAAAGAGCTGTTGGATGAGGCGCTTTCCACCGTTCTCAAAATTTTCGGCACGGAGGCGGGGATGATTCATCTGCTGGAAGAGGCCGGAGGACCGCCGCGGCTGACCTCCACCCGGGGCTTTTCAGCGGACGGGCTGGATCCGGACCAAAAACAAAAGGACAGCGAAATTCTCTACCGTCAGGTGATTGAAAAGGAGGTGCCGATCTCCTCCATCGAAGAGTCGCTCGAAGAGGTGCCGTTCAAGGAGACCCCCTATCCCAACTTCATCACCATCCCGATCCGCTCCAAGGGAAAAATCCTCGGGACACTCACCCTCCTTGACCGGACCTCTCAGCCCTTCATCCGTCAAGATCTGGGACTTCTGGTGGCGATCGGAAATCAGATCGGCGTCGCGGTCGAGAATATCCGGCTTTATGAAGAAACCAAAAAGGTCGATCAGTTGAAGTCCGATTTCGTCTCGAAGGTTTCCCATGAATTTCGCACGCCGTTGACCTCCATCAAAGGTTTCATCGAAATTCTCCTCTCCTACCAAGACATCGCCGCCGAGAAACAGCAGGAATTCTTACAGATCATCAATCAAGAGTCCGATCGTCTCATCCGGTTGATCAATGACGTGCTCGATATCTCGAAGATCGAGGCGGGAAAAATCGCTTGGAAGGTCGAGCCGCTCGATCTGGTCGACCTGATCGATTCGACGGTTCGCGCCACCCATTCGCTGGTCGATCCGAAAAAGATTGCCCTATTGGTCGAGACCGAACCCGATCTTCCGCCCGTTTTGGGCGACCGGGACCACCTCATTCAGGTTCTGAACAACCTCCTCTCCAACGCGATCAAATTTACGGAACGGGGACAGATCGTTCTCTTTGCCCAGCGCTCCGGGGAGGACGAGATCCTCGCCGGTATCCGCGACACCGGGATCGGCCTGCCGCAGAGTGAGACAACGAAGATCTTCAACAAATTCTATCAAGTGGCCCGGCCCGAGAAAGGCCTGCCGAAAGGAACCGGCCTGGGGCTGGCGATCTGCCGCGAGATCATCAGCCATCTCAATGGAAAAATCTGGTGCGAGAGCGCGCCCGGAGAGGGATGCACCTTCTATTTCACCCTGCCGACGGCGGCGCGCCAGCCGGAACGGGAAACGGAACCTTCTCCCTCCTAA
- a CDS encoding ABC transporter permease subunit: protein MSKEGKRRLVFGVTLLLIVGLTYAIGRRLEFPTVKIEFDTALSKLPFYAAYSTLRMLFAYFIAFLFSVSYGYIAATVKKAEGPMIAVLDVLQSIPILGFFPVAVFFFVNLFQGSRLGVELASVLLIFTSMAWNMAFGTYESFKTVPNDLIEAADGLGLQGWPKFKKALFPICIPRLIYNSMISWAGGWYFLIACEIIAIGSIRYHLPGLGSFLIESVEEGELGRTFYGLFVLIVIIVLLDLFIWRPLSVWGEKFRYENISAETAPPESFALQWYRRLRVTKRWRRIRRFLAGPIFLIDPRRYLPPTGKRLVQETRKRIWPRLRKGIGYLLLGGLFLLIGWSFVLLVNGLGQPFPAEARQIPVALLASFLRLSVAYLIALSWTLPVAFWVGENPRALRIVTPIAEIGASIPATALFPFFIVLAVHVLGGMNGAAILLILTGMQWYLLFNLIGGVQNIPGDLKEAAKGLGVSRWLYWKRLYLPAIFPALITGSITAWGGGWNALIVSEYVVYQREIYSVTGIGAMLDRAIYESGSGQMILLSLVTMVLAITLINRFFWRRLFIYAVERYKIDY, encoded by the coding sequence ATGTCGAAAGAGGGGAAAAGAAGACTGGTTTTCGGGGTCACCCTGCTTCTGATCGTGGGACTCACGTATGCGATCGGCCGGAGGTTGGAGTTCCCGACGGTAAAGATCGAGTTCGATACGGCCCTCTCCAAACTTCCGTTCTATGCGGCCTACTCGACACTCCGAATGCTTTTCGCCTATTTCATCGCGTTTTTGTTTTCCGTTTCCTACGGCTACATCGCTGCAACCGTGAAGAAAGCGGAAGGTCCCATGATCGCCGTCCTTGACGTCCTCCAATCGATCCCCATCCTCGGGTTTTTCCCGGTGGCCGTTTTTTTCTTCGTCAATCTTTTTCAGGGAAGCCGGTTGGGGGTGGAGCTTGCGAGTGTCCTCCTGATCTTCACGTCGATGGCATGGAACATGGCCTTCGGCACGTACGAATCATTCAAAACCGTTCCGAACGATCTGATCGAGGCCGCCGACGGGCTCGGCCTTCAAGGTTGGCCCAAATTTAAAAAGGCCCTCTTTCCGATCTGCATCCCGCGGTTGATTTATAACAGCATGATCTCCTGGGCCGGCGGCTGGTATTTTCTGATCGCCTGCGAGATTATCGCCATCGGTTCGATCCGGTATCATCTTCCCGGTTTGGGGAGCTTTTTGATCGAATCGGTCGAGGAGGGAGAACTGGGGCGGACCTTTTATGGATTGTTCGTGTTGATCGTGATCATCGTCCTTCTCGATCTTTTTATTTGGAGGCCGCTCTCGGTTTGGGGAGAAAAATTCCGATATGAAAACATTTCCGCGGAGACGGCCCCTCCCGAATCCTTTGCGCTTCAGTGGTACCGCAGGCTCCGGGTGACGAAGCGATGGCGGAGGATCAGACGGTTTCTTGCAGGACCGATCTTCCTCATCGATCCCCGCCGGTATCTTCCGCCGACCGGGAAAAGGCTGGTCCAAGAAACCCGCAAGCGAATCTGGCCCCGCCTCCGGAAAGGAATCGGTTATCTCCTCCTCGGGGGGCTCTTCCTCCTGATCGGGTGGAGCTTCGTTCTGCTTGTGAACGGATTGGGGCAACCGTTTCCTGCCGAGGCGAGGCAAATTCCGGTGGCCCTTCTCGCCTCGTTTTTGCGGTTATCGGTGGCCTATCTGATCGCGCTCTCCTGGACCCTTCCGGTCGCCTTCTGGGTGGGAGAGAATCCGCGCGCCCTCCGGATCGTCACCCCGATCGCCGAGATCGGCGCGTCGATTCCGGCCACGGCCCTTTTCCCCTTCTTCATCGTCTTGGCCGTTCATGTGCTGGGAGGGATGAACGGCGCCGCCATTCTATTGATCTTGACCGGGATGCAATGGTATCTTCTCTTTAATTTGATCGGGGGGGTTCAAAATATCCCGGGCGACCTCAAAGAAGCGGCAAAGGGGTTGGGGGTTTCAAGGTGGCTCTATTGGAAGCGGCTTTATCTCCCGGCCATTTTTCCCGCCCTCATCACCGGGAGCATCACCGCGTGGGGAGGCGGGTGGAACGCCCTGATCGTTTCGGAATATGTCGTCTATCAGCGCGAGATTTATTCCGTGACCGGAATCGGGGCGATGCTCGACCGGGCGATCTACGAATCCGGAAGCGGGCAGATGATCTTGTTGTCCCTGGTGACAATGGTTCTCGCCATCACATTGATCAATCGGTTTTTCTGGAGAAGGCTTTTTATCTATGCCGTAGAGCGGTATAAGATTGACTATTAA